From the genome of Ciona intestinalis chromosome 4, KH, whole genome shotgun sequence:
GTGCGACAGTTATGCATGCAGCATGGCAATATGGTTTCATTCCAAGGACATTATCCTATTGAAGGAATGGCATTGGTCCGTTATGCTTCACCTGAAGATGCAGCAAATGCAAAGAAAGCACTCAATATGTTTATGGCAGGTTCAACTATGCTGGTTGCTACTGTTGCTACTGATCATGAGGTaatgaaacattttcaatattgtttttaatagtaTAATTGATCAAACATAGTATCTGATATTATAGTTGGAATAAACTACATACTTTTATTCACACGTGGTTTTGCATTGTTTGAAAGTAGATTTTATTCGTACAAGCTGATGCCAAcaaattatctttttattttttttattttgttaagttaAAGCCATAGTCAACCTATCTAATGGCGCCATAGACATTCTTGTAGTTGTCCAGATTTTGGATTCAAACTTTAATTTGTCAACACAAGGAATTTGATGACAAAGTTTTAATACATGACACcctaatatgtttaattttgtatttttttgcttgTATACTTTTCATTCCATAATCTCcatttaatttgatttatcATCAGGTTGCAAACTTTGTGAACGCAACAGCTGGTGGTTCATGGGGATCAACTGCCGGAACTCCTGGGAGTCGATTCGTCTCCAACAGTGGATCAACTGGAGGATTCATCTCACAACCTCCGCAGAACCCATCCCTGGCCATCTCATCAGATGCTGCTTCAGTATCttcccaacaacaacaacagcagcagtTATGGGGCAACAGCAACCCACAGGGAGGTAACTGGCCAAGCAACATGCCACCAAGCATGCCATGGTCCGGTACAAGCAGTGAGGATATGTCACGTATTATGAGCCCACTTCACACATTGCTGCCTGAGAATCTACTGGGTGGGGAAACCATGTAGCAAGTAACCACctgtattttaatacttagtagacatgttttttttgccaTTGTTGTTTTTACGCACTTGGTGTAGTGTTCCACAATGCGATGCTGCGTTTAGTGCTCTCCCCTTTATTGCCGTGTGTTTATGGAtcgtaacttactttttatcAACTCATGATCACCGTAAATAGTTCGCCCCCCCACAACATATGTGGCCACCTGTGTTACCAACACCACTACTTTACGCTGGattcattttaacttttatcgCCCCTTATATTTTGCCACCTTGCTACACTAGGTTACGGGTCACCGCACAAGCTTCGACTATGTTACCACATTAGGGGTTTTCCCCTCTTTCCTTTAATCATAAAACAGATATTTCTGTGACTCTGCTGGCCATGCACAACATCTTATTGGCCAACATCTTTTTTTTAGTATGTTCCTGCTTAACCTACcatattttaaagtgtttagTTGCAAAGTTAACATAATGTTACGTCTAAAACTGATTTCAAATATGCTACACCTTTTATGCCTATATACAATTATTTACCTTACACAATCAACCCTAAGTTATTCTGTATTGTTATTCCTTGTTTTTCACCAAAATTTCTTTTCCAATGattatgaatttaaaatggACTGTGCACACGAGAATAAGCCTTCGCCGATTTCTTATTTACTGCTCTCTTCCGCCATCGTGTGCACATTCCACGAACCGATGAAGCGACAGAATTAATCATATCGGCTTCCCTATTATTTACACTGCCTGTGATTTCTAACTGATTCTTCATGCAAAAAATGACAATTGCAATTCAGCGGTGCTTGAAATTGTCACCCATCTAAACCCACGCATGCAAAGGTGTATTTTCTGCACCGAGATTTTAATGTCCCAATATTTTGATCGTATTAATGTTTTGACATTTTCTTGGGGGTCAGCCATTTTATCTACTACACCAAATGCATTAAGCAGTCGGCaaaccactgttgttttacctACCCCGATTGAAGCGAAACTTTTTCCTGGATAATCCACATGGTTTGCGGTACCTTGCATATTTTCACACGTATTCACTGTTCGGCGTATATTTCCCCACAGCTCGGCCCAATCAAAGTGTCAGCTTCCGCCAGCAGAGTCACTCGTATTAACTGTGCCGCCGAACCGCCGCGCAGTGACGCTACCGAGTTGCTCTgtgcaatttgtttttttcatgtaaCTCAACACGAGACTGCTTTGACCCCGCACGCTAATACTTGCGCCTTCCAAATTCCTTCCGCATCCTCCACTATCTAGCACTGAATCTAATTCGTCTTCGTTTCAATATTTCCACTTTCCCCGCAATCGCGCAAAATAGCTCGCTTCGACTTCACACACGTCCCCAATTACGGAAGCTTTTTGCACACTTGCCACACAACGACAATCAAATCGTCAACAATTCCATAAAACGTCGCATTATAATTACAAGCCAACCACACATACTGACGCTCAATGATCTTATTTTGCACTTCTTCCTTAGCGCATCTCGTTGTGTGAATTACATTGAAACTTTTGCCAGTTCGACACGCTTTCCGCTATGTTGCAAAATCCAAGCTTTACCCACATTTATATTGTCCGccgtgttttgttttaattctcaTTTCCGCCGATATGAAGTTCCGATATGTTGACCATCATTGCGCATTCCTACGGTCGGTAAATTCGAATGCTTGTGCGGTGTTCCTCGTTACCACTTGTTAAGTACACCGAAGCTATTACGATCGCAACCGTTTTGTTAAACGTTTGATCCAGTGCTACGAAAGTGGGTCCTACCCGTTGCTGTATTTTAGAAACAGGTGTTTTTGCTGTGAACGAAGTAGTGTGTTGTCTCGCCCTCTGATATTTCGCCGCATATTATCTACTGAGTCCCATGTTCGCCTATGTATTCTCGCTCATCACAAATCGCTACCTTATGTCATTAAGCGGTCCACCGATATTGTATCTCGCCCTCCCGGCTGTCATAATGCCATGTGTGACGTGCTTTGTCCTTGTCACTATAGAACCGTGAGTACAGCGTCATATTCGGCGCATAGCAAACCCACTATTTCTCAAGTGCTTTTACCGCGATTTGTTTTATCGCCAATCTTATTATTACCGCGATTATTACTGTTATTATTAAAGTCGTCTGCGTTGCATTCACCAAGTACACATTGTGTGGTTTATTGGTTTAGAAATTAGGTGCAGTAAATAATTCTTTTCAATATTACAAGTACAGTAGGGtggcggaagatgggacacctgtagcacataatatctaaatatcgtgatcgtgttttaaacacttaacaacggtgcatgggagttgtgaacatacagtttaatagttctttgaatgttttttgcttactaccaaattggaagagaaaatagaattaacaggtgtcccatcttcccccaccctactatatatctatagGAACACAAAATCAGCAGTGAAGTGTAACGTAAAAGCTAAAAATTAGATAGAAGTACAATATCCTACGCTCTGATTAAGCGCGGATGCTACGGCCTTCTCACTGTACGACCAGAGATTCGAAGCGAGTTCGATGTCCTTAGCAGATTTCCCAGTTCGTGCTGGTTTGCAGGAAACGAAATAATTTCCGCTACTCGACTCGATTCCTGGCGCAAGTGCCAGGTGAATTTGTGTCTGTGCACCTTGCGCTGGTGtgtaaagaaacaaataaagcaatggaaataataaaagttttgccAATACAGGACTATCGCGGAATATTGCTGTAAACGTCCACCCTGCAGAAACATAAATATGGTCAATcgatttcaataaaaaaagaacGATATATGATTAATTGTGTATTATCGTATAGCACCAGCATAATTTTCGCCACTGTTTGAATTGTATGTATTGGGTAATTTGTACCCTTAAGCATATATTgcccatgttttaaaattaagatGGGTCGGGTTCGTCACGCCCTACTATTTTATCACTTTTACAGCTGCATGGTGACAATCATTTGTTAGCGACGCAATGTTACAGTACTTGGTGCGATCACTTTGgaaatgaaacaattaacaatgctgttttagagtcgcgggacTGTGGTTAtagaattctgtaaatgttctttgtttactgccaaaagTAACGATAAAAggtgaaaacatgtcccatcctacccctcTCCAATATATGTTACGGGCATTTATTGAACGTTGGAATCTTATTGCAAAAACTAGCATCCGAAAAAACAAAGACCTCATTAAATCTCACCTGGATGAGCAATATAAGTGCTGATGCCATGCTGACTTTCATTCCGGTGTAGCTGCTTTGCGAAAAGTACGTTTGCCAGTTTGCTTCTGGAGTAAGCCCGGAATTGAGATGGAAGAGATCCGCCATCCAAATCTTGGAGTTCATCAAAGTTAATGTTTCCCCACAAATGAGTGACGGAAGACACACAAACTATTCTTGCGGTAGGCGCCTTcctgtaaatttaaacataaaaccgAATGTAATTCTTCGTGTTTAGTTCAAAACTTTCGACCATGGTACATTATACTCCAACACGGGCAATAATTTCATACAGCTCGTGTCTGCTCAAGAGTTACCAACacatttggacaaccaattaatgACTTCTGAGTCAAGTCAACtttagttatataaaaaaagacacACGCGTCCACAATATGGTGGCAGTATCTAGCCACGAACCCAAATCCTCTGGTTAACAACCAAGCGCACTTATTATCACTGTATCGAAACGCCAGAAACAATAACCTAAGTTAGACTACATatataaaagataaatatttgttttgactAACCTCAGTAATGGGAGTAACTCGGTGGTGAACAAAAATGGCGCCAAGTGGTTTACCCCAAACACGAGCGGAAATCCGTCCAAAGTTGTCCCAACGCCGTTTCCAATACCTAAATGTCAACCAAACAAAgtcaaaatttaaatctaCGTTTATAATGATATGACTGTATAATgacgaaatatataaatatcacaACGAAAAAGTACCTGCATTATTGATAAGAATGTCGACTTTTTTtagggatttttttaatatctgTGTGCAAACTTTAACAGATTCGAGATTTGTGAAATCTACGTAAACGACTTGGATTTTGTGGTTTCCTGTGATATCAGCAATCTCGCGTGCCACACGACGACCTGGACAAAATTCCAATGTGTTAGataggtttatatttttacaaatattaaaaatctgcgCATTTAACGTTTACCTTTCTCAGCATTACGACACGGTATCACAATTTCAGCACCTCGACTTGCA
Proteins encoded in this window:
- the LOC100177351 gene encoding retinol dehydrogenase 11-like, which encodes MSTFVANPPSSHIFESLVPYYAEALLGAQNNNTAGEEISHPNGHSVTNGVWVLLVGTLLWSYILLVILAKKPKCDCTARLDGKTVVITGATDGVGKATAFELASRGAEIVIPCRNAEKGRRVAREIADITGNHKIQVVYVDFTNLESVKVCTQILKKSLKKVDILINNAGIGNGVGTTLDGFPLVFGVNHLAPFLFTTELLPLLRKAPTARIVCVSSVTHLWGNINFDELQDLDGGSLPSQFRAYSRSKLANVLFAKQLHRNESQHGISTYIAHPGWTFTAIFRDSPVLAKLLLFPLLYLFLYTPAQGAQTQIHLALAPGIESSSGNYFVSCKPARTGKSAKDIELASNLWSYSEKAVASALNQSVGYCTSI